Part of the Vibrio tasmaniensis genome is shown below.
CTGTTTCGTAACCTTATCGACATTTTCCGCTACAGTATCCAAACGACGCGCTGCTGCTAGAAAATCTCTCATTTCTTCAACCAATTCCTGTGAACCTTCATGTAACTGACTTATATTTATATTGATGTCCTCTGACACACTCTGCTGCTCCTCTGTTGCGATTGCAATAGAGTTATTAAGCTGGTTTGCATTTACCGATGATTGAGCAATGTCACTTAAAGTGTCACTTGCGCTTTCAATCACCGTTTTTGTCTCTCGCATATCTGCAGTATTGCGCTCAATAGAATCAACGGAACTTTGGGCTTTCGCTTGAAGATTACCAAGCATCTTTTCAATTTCACTTGCACTTTCTTGAGAGCGTCCAGCAAGCGAACGGACTTCATCTGCAACAACCGCAAATCCACGACCTTGTTCTCCAGCACGTGCTGCTTCAATCGCCGCATTCAAAGCGAGTAAGTTTGTCTGTTCGGCAATACCTTTAATCGCATCAAGCATTTGCGTCATGTTATTGCTCTCTTCAGAGAGTGCTCGAATGGTTTCAGCAGACTGATTAAACGACAGAAACAGCTCTTCGAATTTATCATTCGTTTCATCCATCGTTCCCTTGCCTTGCATAGCGGCTTCTTCAGCTTCCGATGCGCCCTGAGCTGCATCACTAACATTTGAGGCAACTTCCCTTAATGTAGCCACCATTTCTTCCATTGCAGTGGCGACCATCGTCAGTTGGTGATTTTGCTCAGTTCCTTTCTGCTCAGAAGATTGAATAAAATCATTCACCTGTGCAACGGTAGTTTTCATTTCTTCAACAGCACTGGTGAATTTTGCCATACCATCAATGAGAGTCTGACGAAATAAATTGAATGCGACACCCACTTGACCAATTTCATTCTGTCCTTCAGGCAGTTCTATCGTTAAATCATTGCTAATCGCAATACCCCTAATCAAGTCCGCAGAAGTTGCTAGTGGTGTTAAAATACGATTCATCACAATAAACAAAGCGAATAAGATAATAGCGAGCGATGTAACAATGGATGCGAACACTTGGTATTCAGCTGCCGTCATATCATCACGCAGCGTATTAACAGAATGCTGCAAGCGATTTTCAAGCGCAGCTTCAAATTTCTTGACTTCAGCACGTATCTTATTCAGTTCTTCACTATACGCATCAGAAAAAAGCAACTGTAGGGCGCGCGTTTTATCACCCATTTCAACCGCTTTTATCGACTCAGCCTCTAGCTGAGATAAAGTCTCAGATAATTCATTTGCTTTAGCAATATAGCCAAACTCTTCTTGGCTGAAGTGGAGTTCTTTCATACGCTGCTGGATTGAAATAACTCGTCCATCTTCGCCTTCTTTCTTACCACTTCGTACGGCTAATATATGGTGATAGCGTTCTTTAAAACGCGGAGCTCCAAGCACGGAATATTGCCGAGCACTATTTGTAAGCTCTGCAGATGAGTCAACAAACATGGCGCCAACTTCAAGAGACTTACGACGTAAACTCTGTGCTTCGTCAAGACTGTCAGCGGTTTGAAACGCACTATAAACCGATGCTCCGATGATACATAGAAAAATAATGATAGCCCCAAAGATAGCAAACATCATATTTCGTATGGAAACGTTATTAAACATAGTTTTTCCTTTAAAGATTATATAGATAAATAAGCACTTGATTCCTGAAAGGAAGCTGCCACAGTTCAGTCTCAGAAACCAGGTTGTTAATTGGAAATAGTGGTTCAGGGTTACAGAGGACGGCTCTGTTGCAAATAAGTGTCGTGAGTGAATAGAACCTCTAAAGTAGCATCATCCCCTCCTCAATGCATTAGTGATGAGACAGATCTCTCCTGCTATTCCTCGGTCATATTGCCACATTTCGAATTGACCTTTCTTAAACATATGCATCACCTCAAAACCTTTCAGCGTGGCATACGCCGTTTTCATGGCCTTAAATCCGCGGACAGGGTGGATAAGTCGTTTTGGTTCTTTCGCAAACTTTGAGCCTTTAAGTTAAGATTTGCTTAATTTCTATTCATGATACTGATTCTTAATGTTTAAAGGCTGCCACTTTTCCTCTGAGGTTATTCTCGAAACTGTACGTTATTATCTCGCCTATAAACTAAGTTATCGTGAAATTGAAGAGATATAATTAGAGCGTGGAGTCATTGTGGATCATGCTATTATTAATCGTTGGGTTATCAAATTTACACCAGTATTAGAGCATAGAGGGCTCTGTTGCAAAGATTGAGCCTAACCCGACAGTGCTCTGGTTATCTGAATTATGATTAATAGTTCACCAATGCATTGGTGATTAGACGGATCTCTCCTGCTATTCCTTGACCGGATAACCAGATATTGAACTGCCCTTTTTTAAACATGTGCATCACTTCAAATCCTTTGATAGTGGCATAAGCTGTCTTTATTGATTTAAATCCTCTGACTGGATTGGTGAGCCTTTTCAGTTTTCCATGATCGGCTTCTACGGCATTGTTCAGGTATTTAAT
Proteins encoded:
- a CDS encoding methyl-accepting chemotaxis protein; this translates as MFNNVSIRNMMFAIFGAIIIFLCIIGASVYSAFQTADSLDEAQSLRRKSLEVGAMFVDSSAELTNSARQYSVLGAPRFKERYHHILAVRSGKKEGEDGRVISIQQRMKELHFSQEEFGYIAKANELSETLSQLEAESIKAVEMGDKTRALQLLFSDAYSEELNKIRAEVKKFEAALENRLQHSVNTLRDDMTAAEYQVFASIVTSLAIILFALFIVMNRILTPLATSADLIRGIAISNDLTIELPEGQNEIGQVGVAFNLFRQTLIDGMAKFTSAVEEMKTTVAQVNDFIQSSEQKGTEQNHQLTMVATAMEEMVATLREVASNVSDAAQGASEAEEAAMQGKGTMDETNDKFEELFLSFNQSAETIRALSEESNNMTQMLDAIKGIAEQTNLLALNAAIEAARAGEQGRGFAVVADEVRSLAGRSQESASEIEKMLGNLQAKAQSSVDSIERNTADMRETKTVIESASDTLSDIAQSSVNANQLNNSIAIATEEQQSVSEDININISQLHEGSQELVEEMRDFLAAARRLDTVAENVDKVTKQFNIH